One genomic segment of Mesoaciditoga lauensis cd-1655R = DSM 25116 includes these proteins:
- the atpC gene encoding ATP synthase F1 subunit epsilon, giving the protein MFRLRIITPQKRVFDGEASFVEFKTVEGSMGTLQNRAPLLGALVISELEIEKADGKREIFAIHGGIAEFSQNTFTVLSDAAERADEIDVERAKRALEKAKMELERIQDEKRKKDLEGKIQRAMVRLKVANRK; this is encoded by the coding sequence GTGTTCAGATTGAGAATAATCACTCCACAAAAGCGTGTTTTCGATGGAGAAGCTTCTTTTGTAGAATTCAAAACCGTTGAAGGTTCCATGGGAACGCTTCAAAATAGGGCACCTTTGCTTGGTGCCCTCGTGATATCTGAATTGGAAATTGAGAAAGCGGATGGAAAAAGGGAAATATTCGCCATTCATGGAGGAATAGCAGAGTTTTCACAAAATACCTTTACGGTTTTATCTGATGCAGCTGAAAGAGCAGATGAAATAGATGTAGAGCGGGCGAAACGGGCCCTTGAAAAGGCAAAGATGGAATTGGAAAGAATTCAAGATGAAAAGCGCAAAAAAGATTTGGAAGGCAAGATTCAACGTGCCATGGTAAGATTAAAAGTTGCAAATAGAAAGTGA
- the atpD gene encoding F0F1 ATP synthase subunit beta, which produces MANGKVVSVIGPVVDVKFSSDTLPDIHNALKIKINDRELFMEVEQLIGDDIVRCVALDSTDGLSRNEEVEDLGKPISVPVGNEIMGRMFNLLGHPIDGKGEVKAKETWPIHRSAPDMNDQSTEIEILETGIKVIDLIAPFPKGGKIGFFGGAGVGKTVLVMEMIRNVAIEHGGFSMFAGVGERTREGNELWNEMKESGVIDNTVLVFGQMNEPPGARFRVALSALTMAEYFRDKQNKDVLLFIDNIFRFVQAGSEVSALLGRMPSAVGYQPTLATDMGELQERITSTRNGSITSVQAIYVPADDITDPAPATTFAHLDATIVLSRQIAELGLYPAVDPLDSNSKILDPKVVGEEHYTVARQVQKVLQRYKDLQDIIAILGMEELSEEDRLTVQRARKIQRFLSQPFFVAEHFTGTKGQYVPLSETIRGFKEILEGKYDDLPEQAFLMVGTIDQAVEKAKTLKKGA; this is translated from the coding sequence ATGGCTAACGGTAAAGTGGTTAGTGTAATAGGTCCTGTTGTGGATGTTAAGTTTTCATCTGATACTCTTCCGGATATTCACAACGCTTTAAAGATTAAGATAAACGATAGAGAGCTTTTCATGGAAGTTGAACAGCTCATTGGAGATGACATCGTTAGATGTGTCGCTTTGGACTCTACAGATGGATTGTCGAGAAACGAAGAAGTGGAAGACCTTGGAAAACCCATAAGTGTTCCAGTTGGAAATGAGATAATGGGAAGGATGTTCAACCTCCTTGGTCATCCCATTGACGGCAAGGGAGAAGTTAAGGCGAAAGAAACATGGCCAATTCATAGAAGTGCCCCTGACATGAACGATCAATCCACCGAAATAGAGATTCTGGAAACGGGTATAAAGGTTATAGACTTAATAGCCCCTTTTCCAAAAGGTGGGAAAATAGGTTTCTTCGGTGGTGCAGGTGTTGGTAAAACCGTTTTGGTTATGGAAATGATCAGGAATGTCGCAATTGAGCACGGTGGCTTCTCCATGTTTGCCGGTGTCGGCGAAAGAACGAGAGAAGGGAACGAACTCTGGAACGAAATGAAAGAAAGCGGCGTCATAGACAACACGGTTTTGGTCTTCGGGCAGATGAACGAACCACCAGGCGCAAGGTTCAGGGTTGCGTTGAGCGCTTTGACGATGGCTGAATACTTCAGAGACAAACAGAACAAAGACGTGCTTTTGTTCATAGACAACATCTTCAGGTTTGTCCAGGCGGGTTCGGAAGTTTCAGCTTTGCTTGGTAGAATGCCTTCTGCCGTTGGATATCAGCCGACTTTGGCAACGGATATGGGAGAATTACAGGAAAGAATCACCTCCACAAGAAACGGTTCGATAACATCCGTTCAAGCGATATATGTCCCTGCCGACGATATCACAGACCCTGCACCAGCTACAACATTCGCCCACCTTGACGCTACCATAGTTTTGTCAAGACAAATAGCAGAGCTTGGACTTTATCCCGCGGTTGACCCGCTGGATTCCAACTCCAAGATATTGGATCCAAAGGTGGTTGGGGAAGAACATTACACGGTTGCAAGGCAGGTGCAGAAAGTTCTTCAAAGATACAAAGATCTTCAAGATATCATAGCAATACTTGGAATGGAAGAACTTTCGGAAGAGGATAGGCTAACCGTTCAGCGTGCAAGAAAGATCCAGAGATTCCTCAGTCAGCCGTTCTTCGTGGCTGAGCATTTTACCGGAACAAAAGGACAATACGTCCCGTTATCAGAAACGATAAGAGGATTCAAAGAAATACTGGAAGGGAAATACGATGATTTGCCTGAGCAAGCTTTCTTGATGGTTGGAACGATAGATCAAGCGGTTGAAAAGGCTAAAACCCTCAAGAAAGGGGCCTAA
- the atpG gene encoding ATP synthase F1 subunit gamma: MGRGTEQLIKKKIKSVSSTMHITRAMEMVATAKLNKLQRMVKNFYDYEKNFSDIFARVVGATTDFNSPLLYKEEPKKTLVVVFSGDMGLCGAYNNDVIDFSYKIAEDLKEKFAGFYVVGARAKSRMAFDKKKVRYSITNVYGTPSYDDAQSFANELANIYLNEEDVDSIKIVQGYPKNPLIQLVKVEDFLPIKPVKASNNVNSVYDYEPEPTELLNAILPQYMGIKMFRIMIEARIAEQNARQNAMRNATENAKELVKDLTLKYNKARQAYITQEIIEVTNGSEALKDA; the protein is encoded by the coding sequence ATGGGACGTGGAACGGAGCAACTCATAAAGAAGAAGATAAAATCTGTAAGTTCCACGATGCATATAACGCGCGCCATGGAAATGGTGGCCACCGCTAAGCTTAACAAGCTTCAACGGATGGTGAAAAATTTTTACGATTACGAGAAAAATTTCTCTGACATCTTTGCGCGTGTGGTTGGTGCCACAACGGATTTCAACAGCCCTCTCCTGTACAAAGAAGAACCTAAAAAAACGTTGGTGGTTGTCTTTTCGGGAGATATGGGGCTTTGTGGTGCTTACAACAACGATGTTATAGATTTCAGCTACAAAATTGCAGAAGATTTGAAGGAAAAATTTGCAGGTTTTTACGTGGTGGGAGCACGCGCAAAATCAAGAATGGCATTCGATAAAAAAAAGGTACGATACTCCATAACAAACGTTTACGGCACGCCTTCTTATGATGATGCGCAAAGCTTTGCCAACGAGTTGGCAAACATATACCTTAACGAAGAAGATGTGGATTCGATAAAGATCGTACAAGGATATCCAAAGAATCCGTTGATTCAATTGGTAAAAGTAGAAGATTTCTTACCTATAAAACCAGTTAAAGCTTCAAATAACGTGAATTCTGTATACGATTATGAACCTGAACCCACGGAACTCTTGAATGCAATTTTGCCTCAATACATGGGAATCAAGATGTTCCGAATTATGATTGAAGCTAGAATAGCCGAACAGAATGCGAGACAAAATGCAATGCGTAATGCGACGGAAAACGCCAAGGAATTGGTGAAAGACTTAACGCTTAAATACAACAAAGCGCGACAAGCTTACATAACCCAAGAGATAATAGAGGTCACAAATGGTTCTGAAGCGCTTAAAGATGCGTAA
- the atpA gene encoding F0F1 ATP synthase subunit alpha — MRINPDEITRVLREKIENFENVPDLKEVGRVIQVGDGIARVYGLENVMSNELVKFKNGSMGMAINLEEDNVGVVILGSYKDIKEGDLVERTHRIVEVPVGEELVGRVIDPLGNPLDGGKPVSAKKMRPVEKKAVGIIERQPVDTPLQTGLKSIDSMIPIGRGQRELIVGDRQTGKTAIAVDTIINQKGKGVYCIYVAIGQKGAAVARTVEKLRQYGAMEYTTVVVAGASDPAPLLYLAPYAGAAIAEEFMFSGKDTLIVYDDLSKHAVAYREISLLLRRPPGREAYPGDVFYLHSRLLERAARLSDELGGGSMTALPIIETQANDVSAYIPTNVISITDGQIYLESSLFYSGFRPAVNVGLSVSRVGGAAQTKAMKKVAGNLRIELAQFRELEAFAQFSTELDPSTQAQINRGQHLMELLKQEQYAPMPFEEQVVSLYTGVRGYLDDLEIEEVRKFEEEFLTYMREKHVDVLKAIEQSKDLTPEIEENLKSSIEEFKKNFKVK, encoded by the coding sequence ATGCGTATAAACCCAGACGAGATAACGAGGGTTCTGCGCGAGAAGATAGAGAATTTTGAAAACGTCCCTGATCTGAAAGAAGTTGGTCGTGTCATTCAGGTGGGTGATGGAATCGCTCGCGTTTATGGACTTGAAAATGTCATGTCTAACGAGCTGGTGAAATTCAAAAACGGAAGCATGGGAATGGCTATAAACCTTGAAGAAGACAACGTTGGTGTTGTTATTCTCGGTTCTTACAAAGATATAAAAGAAGGAGACCTCGTTGAGAGGACTCATAGGATTGTTGAGGTCCCCGTCGGAGAAGAACTCGTTGGAAGGGTTATAGATCCTTTAGGCAATCCATTAGATGGTGGAAAGCCCGTCTCTGCAAAGAAAATGAGACCTGTCGAGAAAAAGGCCGTTGGAATCATAGAAAGGCAACCGGTTGACACGCCGTTGCAAACTGGTTTGAAATCCATAGACTCCATGATACCAATAGGCAGAGGGCAGAGGGAACTTATAGTTGGCGACAGACAAACCGGAAAAACCGCAATAGCCGTTGACACGATAATTAATCAAAAGGGAAAAGGCGTTTACTGTATATACGTCGCCATTGGGCAGAAAGGCGCCGCCGTTGCAAGGACGGTTGAAAAGCTAAGGCAATACGGAGCTATGGAATACACAACGGTCGTTGTGGCAGGAGCAAGTGATCCGGCTCCTTTGCTTTATTTAGCACCGTATGCGGGGGCGGCTATAGCGGAAGAGTTCATGTTCTCTGGGAAGGATACTCTTATTGTTTACGACGATTTGAGCAAGCATGCCGTAGCATACAGGGAAATATCGTTGCTTCTGAGAAGACCACCTGGTCGTGAAGCATATCCTGGAGACGTGTTCTATCTCCATTCAAGGCTTTTGGAAAGAGCAGCACGTTTAAGCGATGAGCTTGGCGGCGGCTCGATGACGGCTTTGCCAATAATAGAAACGCAGGCAAATGATGTGAGCGCCTACATACCAACCAACGTTATATCCATAACCGATGGACAGATATACCTGGAGTCATCACTCTTCTATTCTGGATTCAGACCAGCCGTAAACGTTGGGCTGTCGGTTTCAAGGGTTGGTGGTGCGGCTCAGACTAAGGCTATGAAAAAAGTCGCTGGAAATCTAAGAATAGAGCTTGCCCAATTCAGGGAATTGGAAGCTTTTGCACAGTTTTCAACCGAATTAGATCCCTCCACTCAAGCACAGATAAACAGAGGGCAACACCTTATGGAGCTCTTGAAGCAAGAGCAGTACGCCCCAATGCCATTTGAAGAGCAAGTGGTTTCTCTCTACACAGGTGTAAGAGGCTACCTTGATGATTTGGAGATAGAAGAAGTAAGAAAATTCGAAGAAGAATTCCTGACATACATGAGGGAAAAACATGTTGACGTTCTTAAAGCAATAGAACAATCCAAGGATTTAACCCCAGAAATCGAAGAGAATTTGAAGTCTTCTATCGAGGAATTCAAAAAGAATTTCAAGGTGAAATAA
- the atpH gene encoding ATP synthase F1 subunit delta, which yields MKTSHAVVLRYARALLELNSTQCLETMKTLANLKDEKVIRFLNDPTVLPSFKAELISASFKTDERCKRILEIIFEHKRFKMFKDLYEVSWKLWLRKTNKEEVKIRTAQELDKKEIEEIEKLVKKIRKTEPVIDVSKEEELLAGIVIDFEDSVVDMSAAGALKKAASLMYGG from the coding sequence ATGAAAACGAGCCATGCGGTAGTTTTAAGATATGCGAGAGCTCTTCTTGAATTGAACAGCACTCAATGCCTTGAGACGATGAAAACGTTGGCAAATTTGAAAGATGAAAAAGTGATAAGGTTCTTAAACGATCCAACCGTTCTTCCGTCTTTCAAGGCGGAGCTAATTTCTGCATCTTTCAAGACAGATGAAAGATGCAAAAGGATACTTGAGATCATATTTGAACACAAGCGTTTTAAGATGTTCAAAGATCTTTACGAAGTTTCATGGAAACTTTGGCTGAGGAAAACCAACAAGGAAGAAGTGAAGATCAGAACTGCTCAAGAATTGGACAAAAAAGAAATAGAAGAAATAGAGAAATTGGTGAAAAAAATAAGAAAAACCGAACCCGTTATCGATGTTTCAAAAGAAGAAGAGCTTTTGGCAGGCATAGTCATAGATTTTGAAGATTCAGTAGTGGATATGAGTGCGGCCGGTGCTTTAAAGAAGGCCGCAAGTCTTATGTATGGAGGGTGA
- the atpF gene encoding F0F1 ATP synthase subunit B, with product MSGVFVNFNGTSILQLMSFFLLMYLLIKYLYRPFLNLLDKRREEIKSEYDKAENARKEANELKKKAELEMKNLNEKINTMYEEAKERVKKYEESEKERVQNEISSMLDKARKEIAEEQLKAEKALRTKVVTLTIALASKIIQKDLDDKSKREFLMNQLSRFGGKE from the coding sequence ATGTCAGGAGTATTCGTTAATTTCAACGGTACATCGATATTGCAGTTGATGAGTTTCTTTCTGCTGATGTACCTTCTTATCAAATATCTTTATAGGCCTTTCTTGAACTTGCTTGACAAAAGGCGTGAAGAGATAAAATCAGAGTACGATAAAGCTGAAAACGCCAGAAAAGAAGCAAACGAGTTGAAGAAAAAGGCTGAACTCGAAATGAAGAATTTGAACGAGAAGATAAACACCATGTACGAAGAAGCAAAAGAAAGAGTTAAAAAGTACGAAGAATCAGAAAAAGAACGTGTTCAAAATGAAATATCAAGCATGCTCGATAAGGCAAGAAAAGAAATTGCGGAAGAGCAATTGAAAGCTGAAAAAGCTTTGAGAACTAAAGTTGTGACATTGACCATAGCTTTGGCTTCTAAGATCATTCAAAAAGATTTGGATGACAAGTCAAAGAGAGAATTTTTGATGAATCAACTTTCAAGATTTGGTGGTAAGGAATGA
- a CDS encoding F0F1 ATP synthase subunit C: MAQAVVEAAKYVGAGLAMGIGAIGPAIGEGHIGQGAMESMGRQPEMVGTLTTRMLLSQAVAESTGLYSLLIAFMILLF, from the coding sequence ATGGCTCAGGCGGTTGTAGAAGCCGCAAAATACGTAGGAGCAGGCTTGGCAATGGGAATAGGTGCTATCGGGCCGGCAATAGGTGAAGGACACATAGGTCAAGGTGCGATGGAATCTATGGGAAGGCAACCTGAAATGGTTGGAACTCTTACAACAAGGATGTTGCTTTCTCAGGCCGTCGCGGAATCTACGGGTCTTTATTCCTTGCTTATCGCCTTTATGATCCTTCTCTTTTAA
- the atpB gene encoding F0F1 ATP synthase subunit A: MKVSFSKGEKIFLSVFLVVYAIVAIWNFGKITFPEGIGRVWQVKVPLPSPLGVLNPVTVIMTIVVMSFLVYLAVSFKKHLSKIPSRKQVGIEIVLSFVYELVEDVIPVKEFVRPTFYVSTTLFLFILFSNLLGGIPGISIGVSNHHLVLNLFTDTWPSPTGDLNTNVTYAVMVLFISHIFAIKLKGFKMWLKGFVEPNPIMLPMNLIGELAKPVSHSLRLFGNIAGGGIMVLMLSYLAKYTIVPMVLWGFFGFFVGTIQAFVFSMLAIAYISVQLEQ, from the coding sequence TTGAAGGTGTCCTTTTCAAAGGGAGAGAAGATCTTTTTAAGCGTATTCTTGGTGGTATACGCGATTGTGGCAATATGGAACTTTGGTAAAATCACTTTTCCAGAAGGAATTGGGAGGGTTTGGCAAGTCAAAGTACCGTTACCCTCACCTTTAGGAGTTTTGAATCCTGTAACGGTCATAATGACAATTGTCGTTATGTCTTTTCTTGTTTATCTTGCAGTTTCTTTCAAGAAGCATTTGAGCAAGATTCCTTCCAGAAAGCAAGTAGGTATTGAAATTGTTCTTTCTTTTGTGTACGAACTTGTTGAAGATGTTATCCCCGTAAAGGAATTTGTCAGACCCACTTTTTACGTTTCAACGACTCTCTTTCTTTTTATTCTGTTTTCCAATCTTCTTGGTGGTATTCCAGGAATAAGTATAGGGGTTTCAAACCATCATCTTGTTTTGAATTTATTCACCGACACATGGCCCTCTCCAACAGGGGATTTGAATACAAACGTCACCTACGCCGTGATGGTGTTGTTCATCAGTCACATCTTCGCGATAAAACTAAAAGGTTTTAAGATGTGGTTAAAAGGGTTTGTTGAACCAAATCCCATTATGTTACCGATGAACCTTATAGGCGAACTGGCAAAACCAGTTTCTCATTCTCTAAGGCTTTTTGGAAACATTGCTGGTGGTGGCATCATGGTGTTGATGCTGAGTTACCTCGCAAAGTACACGATCGTTCCAATGGTACTATGGGGATTTTTTGGGTTCTTCGTAGGTACCATACAGGCATTCGTTTTTTCGATGTTGGCAATTGCTTATATAAGCGTTCAACTTGAACAATAA
- a CDS encoding AtpZ/AtpI family protein has protein sequence MKKNISKIPLNFFKSSNVVIDFGVTVISNVVVGGLIGYYLDKWTFRNKILLVVFLFLGTIAGMYNGMRVLLKEAEKAEKTEKEKEEKKDEEKR, from the coding sequence ATGAAAAAAAATATTTCAAAAATTCCCCTCAATTTTTTCAAAAGTTCTAATGTGGTCATAGATTTTGGTGTCACCGTCATTTCCAACGTGGTAGTAGGGGGACTGATAGGATACTATCTTGACAAATGGACGTTTAGAAACAAGATCTTGTTGGTCGTGTTTCTGTTTTTAGGAACAATTGCAGGAATGTACAACGGTATGAGAGTACTTCTCAAAGAAGCGGAAAAGGCAGAGAAGACAGAAAAGGAAAAAGAAGAGAAAAAAGATGAAGAAAAACGATAA
- the ruvX gene encoding Holliday junction resolvase RuvX, translating to MRKASVDFGSKRSGIAVTDPSGTIVTNVKTVPPTKIIEELKKIESLSEIVVGLPLNLKNEFTKSTYRAVDKAIEISRKMAPIPVYMVDERFTSSMANYEILSSNSRKSMVDELSASIILQDYMQGRIKIHRVFHVSPHVSEDIARFFSALSPKKIIMIGSALRGLEMYDISTFDIYEDDPVYFRLREVNIFRKKSRISLHFGVVWDIIQPYLSGEELIVCGSSHLEELSVEELPKGIKIVVESEEGYLKIGARSLNFFEVKSP from the coding sequence ATGCGAAAAGCCTCAGTTGATTTTGGATCTAAAAGAAGTGGCATTGCCGTCACCGATCCAAGTGGAACCATCGTCACAAATGTTAAAACCGTTCCACCCACAAAAATAATTGAAGAGCTAAAGAAGATCGAATCGCTATCCGAGATAGTGGTAGGATTGCCTTTAAATTTGAAAAACGAATTCACAAAATCCACTTATCGAGCAGTGGATAAAGCGATAGAGATATCAAGAAAGATGGCGCCGATACCCGTTTACATGGTTGACGAGCGCTTCACTTCGTCCATGGCAAATTACGAAATCCTTTCTTCCAATTCGAGAAAAAGTATGGTCGACGAATTGAGTGCCTCCATAATTCTTCAAGATTACATGCAAGGAAGGATAAAAATTCATAGGGTTTTTCACGTCTCGCCACACGTTTCTGAAGATATCGCGCGCTTTTTTAGCGCGCTCTCTCCAAAGAAAATAATAATGATTGGAAGCGCTCTGAGGGGTCTTGAAATGTATGATATATCTACATTTGATATATACGAAGATGATCCGGTATATTTCAGGTTAAGAGAAGTTAATATTTTTAGAAAAAAATCAAGAATATCTTTGCATTTTGGTGTAGTTTGGGATATAATTCAACCGTATCTGAGTGGAGAAGAATTGATCGTTTGCGGTTCATCTCATTTAGAGGAGTTAAGTGTTGAAGAACTTCCCAAAGGCATCAAGATCGTGGTTGAAAGTGAAGAAGGGTATTTAAAAATTGGTGCGCGCTCGTTAAATTTTTTTGAAGTGAAATCTCCATGA
- the recJ gene encoding single-stranded-DNA-specific exonuclease RecJ — translation MKNEWEVVNPNDEWEEFLCEKFNISPLLARLLSNRGADTLEKVEQFLNPESIKLEDPYKMHDMDKAVKELLRIKESGDTLVIYGDYDVDGVTGTALYYLVLKKWGWNVDYYIPSRLDDGYGLSKDAIDSLYEKGIRHLMTVDCGITSVEEINYANSRGFRVIVTDHHETKENIPNAVAVIDPKRADDEYPFKDFSGVGVAYKVLQALQIKTGIQDDLEEYLDIVALGTVADIVPLLWENRYFVYKGMKLLGKKKRVGLTKLMELSNVNANDIKTHDIGFRIAPKINAVGRIDSAYTALRLVLEENETKAYALAKELIDKNKERQTIENQIYQEALAQLDLMDDLDERRILVLSGKNWHPGVIGIVASRILSKYHKPTLMISKEEDIARGSARSIEGVDIVKILKGAEDLLEEYGGHKMAAGFSLKSDMIPEFDKRLQDLMKEYDADDLTSVVRVDAKIKLSDVNESFIHDIEKLRPYGSGNPEPIFEFEDLNIEKIRNIGRLGKHLSLVVRQDSTHLDAIGFGFSNRFEDTSYPRINLSVVANIWRNTWNGRQKIQLNIIDLKMKTKDELSDAFNRSVTKKKKFSKILSFEGNSLVVGSPHVEEKMIIEASLQDNGRLIVVAPSNSMMREFYNSLEKEIMSFGRTATFVDAMNRGFRPSHVVFTNTVSLSKVLKEGDRLFVCEPQIIYETGMREEMLETISQKKPQKVILFSSFLNHDIESILLSDFNVEKVFHEFHKRTVGLIDDRNSNKKIEMISSIIKAGREKIMIVFSNMKNLKYISKSVCEMYPLMCKSEKIISYIPNSTAYHHHISNLIKRGKTKVLLTTSAYASSLGDIDRIIYYDFPRNHISFLKPPTLLENGTHIPLIHMLFGEEDFKANMEDIEQLFPSYEKIQMAARVLNNGCKEEPAECLVKEGLASSKALAKISLFILSEISAFENGKVVKIPEVEEVENSLREKEGKIERMISASLKKKLMDGNTRNIARVFHNPFDGSYAKSLS, via the coding sequence TTGAAGAATGAATGGGAGGTTGTTAATCCCAACGATGAGTGGGAAGAGTTTTTGTGTGAGAAATTTAATATAAGCCCTCTTTTGGCAAGATTGCTCTCAAATCGGGGAGCAGATACGTTGGAAAAGGTCGAACAGTTTTTAAATCCTGAGTCGATCAAGCTTGAAGATCCATACAAGATGCATGATATGGACAAGGCTGTTAAAGAGCTTCTCAGGATAAAGGAAAGCGGAGACACCCTGGTGATATACGGCGACTACGATGTTGATGGAGTAACTGGCACAGCCCTTTATTACCTGGTCCTGAAAAAATGGGGATGGAATGTCGATTATTACATTCCAAGCAGGCTGGATGATGGATACGGCTTAAGTAAAGATGCCATAGATTCCTTGTACGAAAAAGGCATAAGACATTTGATGACCGTTGATTGTGGCATAACGTCAGTAGAAGAAATAAACTATGCTAATTCACGTGGCTTTCGTGTGATAGTTACAGATCATCATGAAACCAAAGAAAATATTCCCAACGCAGTTGCAGTTATCGACCCCAAGAGAGCTGATGATGAGTATCCCTTCAAAGATTTTTCGGGTGTCGGAGTAGCTTACAAAGTTCTTCAAGCTCTTCAAATAAAAACTGGCATCCAAGATGATCTGGAAGAGTATCTTGATATAGTGGCACTTGGCACGGTGGCAGATATCGTGCCCCTTCTTTGGGAAAACCGTTACTTCGTCTACAAAGGCATGAAGCTGCTTGGAAAGAAAAAAAGGGTTGGTCTCACAAAGTTGATGGAACTATCTAACGTGAACGCCAATGATATAAAAACACATGACATAGGTTTTAGGATAGCTCCAAAGATAAATGCGGTTGGACGAATAGACAGCGCTTATACTGCCTTAAGGCTCGTTCTGGAAGAAAACGAAACAAAGGCTTACGCTCTTGCAAAAGAGTTGATAGATAAAAACAAAGAAAGGCAGACAATAGAAAATCAGATCTACCAGGAAGCGTTGGCCCAGCTTGATCTGATGGACGATCTGGATGAACGCCGAATACTGGTTCTATCTGGAAAAAATTGGCATCCAGGTGTTATTGGCATAGTGGCATCGAGAATATTGTCAAAATATCACAAACCTACATTGATGATTTCCAAAGAAGAGGATATAGCACGTGGTTCTGCACGGAGCATAGAAGGTGTCGATATAGTAAAAATCTTAAAAGGTGCAGAAGATCTGCTTGAAGAATATGGTGGACACAAAATGGCGGCCGGATTTTCTTTGAAAAGCGATATGATTCCAGAATTCGATAAACGCTTGCAAGATTTAATGAAAGAATACGATGCCGATGATCTGACCTCTGTTGTTAGGGTAGATGCAAAGATAAAATTATCAGACGTTAATGAATCCTTTATCCACGACATTGAAAAGCTAAGGCCTTACGGTAGCGGAAATCCGGAACCGATCTTTGAGTTTGAAGATCTAAACATTGAAAAGATTAGAAATATAGGAAGACTGGGAAAACACTTAAGCCTGGTGGTTAGACAAGATTCCACCCATCTTGATGCTATAGGATTCGGGTTTTCAAATAGGTTTGAAGACACTTCTTACCCAAGAATCAATTTAAGCGTGGTTGCCAACATATGGAGAAACACATGGAACGGAAGGCAGAAAATCCAGCTGAATATAATAGATCTTAAGATGAAAACCAAAGATGAACTTTCTGATGCTTTCAACAGAAGTGTTACAAAAAAGAAGAAATTTTCCAAGATCTTGTCCTTTGAAGGCAATTCTCTTGTAGTGGGAAGCCCACATGTGGAAGAGAAAATGATAATAGAAGCTTCTTTACAAGATAATGGAAGGTTAATAGTTGTGGCTCCTTCCAATTCCATGATGAGAGAATTTTACAATTCCCTGGAAAAAGAAATAATGAGTTTTGGTAGAACTGCCACCTTTGTGGATGCAATGAATCGTGGTTTTAGACCTTCTCATGTTGTATTCACAAACACGGTTTCACTTTCAAAGGTTCTTAAAGAGGGTGACCGCCTCTTCGTTTGCGAACCACAGATCATTTATGAAACTGGAATGAGAGAAGAAATGCTTGAGACGATCAGTCAAAAGAAACCTCAAAAGGTTATCCTTTTTTCTTCTTTCTTAAACCACGACATAGAATCAATTCTGCTATCCGATTTTAACGTTGAAAAGGTATTCCATGAATTTCACAAAAGAACCGTTGGACTTATAGATGACAGGAATTCGAACAAAAAAATTGAAATGATATCATCGATAATAAAAGCTGGCAGAGAAAAGATAATGATCGTCTTTTCAAACATGAAAAATTTGAAATATATCTCTAAAAGCGTGTGTGAAATGTATCCTTTGATGTGCAAAAGCGAGAAGATCATATCCTACATACCAAATTCCACTGCTTATCATCATCACATTTCAAATTTGATTAAAAGAGGAAAAACGAAGGTGCTCTTAACAACTTCTGCCTATGCCTCAAGCTTAGGAGATATAGACAGAATAATTTATTACGATTTTCCAAGAAATCATATTTCTTTCTTAAAGCCCCCGACACTTCTGGAAAATGGCACTCATATTCCCCTTATCCATATGTTGTTCGGAGAGGAAGATTTCAAAGCCAACATGGAAGATATAGAGCAACTATTTCCTTCTTACGAAAAGATCCAGATGGCGGCTAGAGTTTTAAATAACGGTTGTAAAGAAGAACCGGCAGAATGCCTGGTTAAAGAGGGCCTTGCAAGTTCAAAGGCGCTGGCAAAGATATCTTTGTTCATTCTCTCAGAAATAAGTGCATTTGAGAATGGCAAAGTTGTAAAAATTCCTGAAGTGGAAGAAGTGGAAAATTCTTTAAGAGAAAAGGAGGGAAAGATAGAAAGAATGATTTCCGCCTCCTTAAAAAAGAAACTCATGGATGGAAACACACGTAACATAGCAAGGGTTTTCCACAATCCATTTGATGGTAGTTATGCGAAAAGCCTCAGTTGA